The genomic region CATGGGGTTGGATTCTCTTCCTAGGCACTATCTTTCTGCCTCTGAAATCCTGCTTTCCATGTGTCTGTGGGTATAAAATGCAATGTGTGTTATTTACCAGAGCAGAATCACACTGATCCCATTCTGTGGAGAAGATGCAGAGAGCCATGAGCTGTCAGAGATCCAAGCCAGCAGACTTTGAGTTGCAGAGCTGAGCACTGTAGAGATGCACCCCTGTGAATGGCTAACAGGGCACTCTGCTTCTAGCCACCAGCTGAGCCAGCTCAGACAGCCCCACACGTGCTGTAGCTGTGCCCCCGGTGAGGCttgggagctggaggcaggggagagaTGCTGCAAGGTTCTCAGTCCTTTAACATGGGGTTCATCCTCCATATACCTCTGAATTTCAGTCTCTGGGGTGTCGATGCTCTTGGTGGCATCCAGCATATAAAATGTGCCGtcattcctttttgtttccgCTCTTTGCAAGGAGAGCCCTTCAGGGCCAGATGTTCTCCTTGTTGGTCTTGGTACGGTGTTTATCACAATGGGGTTTGCTACCAGCCttgctttctcttgctgctgTTGTGATGCAACATGGTATAACAATGCACAATGTGAGTCACCAATCCTTTTCCAGCCTTCCATGCTGAAGACTATCCGTATTCCCTCCAAAACCCTAGCTGTCACTTTTTGGTATGCCACCTAAACATATGATGTTCTGATTAAACCAAGACTCCAAAGTGTagcatttcttattttggaATTCTTACTTATTTCAGTTAATGAATAACAAGAAAATGTACctttattctaaaaaaaaaaaaaaaaaaaaagcaaagcagcataCTAGTGCTTAATTGTTATTCTAATTACAAGTTCTGGTGTAGTGTAAATTTTTTCCCTTGGCATTATTATGAACCTCATTTCCTTACAAAGTCCAGGATAAACAATTccaatatattttgttttaattatcaGAGTTTAATGGGGCATAATGAGACTATGTTGAGtggtgcagaaaaaaataatttaatgtgtGCAAAACTACTGAGTGCTCCTAGCTTGACTGTGTATATTTCACCTATTGTAGGGCAGCACTATGTTAGCTAATATTCAGTGTGCccatcatttatttattaatcatacttgcttttcagtagaaaattttccttttttttttccctggcatcTGAAACAAGAAGTAACCCATTAAGATATCCTGGAAAAAATGGACAATTCTCTGAGTTGAGCAGTGAAGGATGCAGCTGATACACAGCTGATGGTGCTAGAAGCATTTGTCATGTCACAGACAGAAGACTGGAGTGTGTCGGACACAGAACCTGCCTCAGCCAGTCCGTTCCAAATGCAGTCCTTCTCCCAGTGTCATTTGGCAGTGAAAACTTCTGACTTCAGTTCTTAGGGCCCCTACCAAAAGAAGCACTGATAACATCAGCTGAAGTCACCATTCAGAAATGACCTTGTCTGGACTCTCACTGTAGATACATTTTCCCACTCCCCAGGTGCGGTTCTTACAGACTTAAAACACCACAGTTACTTCTGCAGTGAAAAGGGGAAAGTGCAAAACAGCAGCCTGGGTGAGGCAGAGGAAGATTTTGGCCATTTGTCTGGGAATTCTGAACGCGAGGCAGTGTGGTCAGCATGGCGATGATGGGCTGTTCTGCAGAAAGGACGAACACTTCTGTTCTGCCGTGCTGGGCACACACAGCAGGTTTGAAACATTCAGTTGTACTGGAGTCCCTGTGCCTGCGCTGTATAGCTCTCACACCACCAGTTCAACAAGTGGTCTGCTGGATGGAGATAGAGGAGCCCTATCACAGCCTGTTTCCCTGGCTTGGGGGAATCAAGCCATTTGTCCCTAACACAAATGATCTTAACGCATTGCCTGTTCTAGCCTGGACTGAGCACCAAGTCCTTTGCCTTAACTGCTTGCTCCCAGCTGCAAGACCTGCTCTTGGAGCTGTTCTGACATCGCAGTGTTGCAGCTTCGCTGGTACTTACAACAGCCTCTGCAGCCTTCCAGAATAACAACTAGGCAGGACAAACCCCTTCTCTCCACACTGACCCATGCATGccattcctttctttctaaACCCTTGTCTTGCTCAGGCTCCTCTACTCCACCCATTCCAGGCTGTAGTTCCACTAAGCACATGCCTGGCCTACACATATGGGGCACAGCCTTCTCATCCATATCTGTGAATAACAGTATTTCTTTTGTCCTGGCTTTCTAACTTAGTGAAATTTTAATGAAGGCATCCCAAAGGATTACAACATACATGAAAATAAGGCCTTACACACCAAGAAAATTTAAACCATCTCAGGTATGTTAAGTTCAGGACCTCCATGAGGTAGGCTCTGTCACGAGCACCACATTTGACCAACCTGAAGGGCTTTAACTCTCAAGTGAGAGTTACAAGAAGCTTCAATGCAAGTTTCCCATCAGGAATAATTACTGGATCCTCCCTGAAGGAAAACACATCTATCCTCCTTATCCATCTCCACTCCTTGATGTGGAGTCAGAGCACTTCATACAGTGCCCACTGAAGCCATTGCAAACATTCTGTCTTCTGGAAAACTATTTGATTCATGACTCTAGGAAGGAGGTTCaaatacaacacaaaaaaacagaccaatgttacattacatttatttgaaaattaacattttatattaCAGATTAATTTAATATACTCCAGGTGTttgggttttaaataaaataaatttattacagACATCagtatttacagaaagaaaaacatttacaaaaataatttttctttttttttttaatctcattacagtaaaaaaattctCCATGAAGTTTCTACCCATGGGAGATGTCATGTTCTGTGAGAAGTCAGCCTCCTTCAAGAATTAATGGAGACAAGAAACCACGCCAAATAACTAGGCTTAAGTTACAACTCAATGAGTCAACTGAGGAATGGCAATGGGCTGGTTACCTGCATTAAATTGTAGCAAGACTGAAAGACCTCGGGGGGCCCCTTCCAAGTCTGTGTCCTATGCTTCAAGGAAGAATGGAAGGGAATGAGTACCTTCCATCAAACTTGCCTCAAATACAGGACCAGGCCAGCATCCAGCATGTTCTCACAGACCTCCAAAGCTTAGTGGCTTCATTCTTCCTGCTAAACTATGGGGATTCTGACCCAAGCTTAGGATCCTATTGTACAGCCACTGTATAAATACACAAAGGCAATCTCTGCTGCCACACAGCCTAACAGCCACAGCAGACCATGGTGGAAGAGAATGATTTTACAAAGAGGAGGACTGGCTGACCCTTCATCACACAGAGGTGTGGCCCTGAGTCAAAAGCCAAGTTTGCTGGTTCCTAGACAAGTACTGACCTACGTGTTCCCTCGGATTGGCTAGCAAGTCCCAGGGGGACTTACAAGGAGGTCTCTGCCTTTGGTAGAGCTGCATAAAGAACAGGGCTGCATAAAGAACATAAAGAAGTAGTGCATTTCCAGGTAATGCATGAGCTGCAGATGGTAGAGGCCTCTGAGATTAGCTCTGGGCAAACACTTATCCTGAAAGCTCTGTGTAGGAGTGTACATCCCCACTGGATCATGCAGTCAGAACTGAATAAGGTTGTGTTACTAAGAGACCTGCACGCCGTCCTGGATTGAGGCAGGATACCATGCCTGTTACATCATAGGAAATTCTGAGCCTCAATATACAGAACAAGGCCTTAATTTGAATGCTCAACTTCATGTGTTTCAACTCCTTCACACAGAAAGTTCCTGTTTTTAATGGTTTCCTCTGTTTACAGGCACTTAAAGAGCTCTCCATGCAGGTCACCATACTCTCCAGAAGCCCATGGCTCTTTGAAAGCCAGCCTAAAACACCTTTCCACACAGCCATGGTGAGGGGAGAAGGATTTGAAGCACAGCTGAGTTTCTGGCTCTCCTGCCCTGTAAACTAAATGCCATCTCCCTTGGTATCATCAGCAGCAAATGGGGAATTGAATCCAGGTGCACGCcaaatgcagacaaaaaaagGTCCAGCTAATGACAACCACACCTTGTTGCCACCATgtctttataatttttaaggACCACATTCTCTTTGTCATCAAAGTAGAGAAGATTGAGGGACTTCAATTCATCTGGCACACAGCAGGGCGTGCTGACATCTTGAGACAGTTTAAGTGTATGGACTATGGACTGAACTGTAGCATGGTTTGTTGCATTTAGACTTTCCCCCAAGGGGAAGAGACATGATCCTCTGCAATAAAATGCATTGTATCCACTTGGGTAAATAATCCATCCTGACCAGCCAATAGCACGGAAGTCAACGTAGAGTTCCCTTCGATGACATACTGTTACCTGGCTTTTGGCAGAAGGGACTGCAGCAGCTCGAGGTCTCCTGCTCATACCTGCATTGCTGCTTTCAATGATCTGAGTTTCACGAAGCATGCGTGAAGCATCATTTTCGGCAGGGTTCATCTCTGGTTCTGAAAGGAAGTTGCACGTTAAtctttctcaaaagaaattaatttcctaagTACAGTACTCGGCATGAAAATCTGTTCCATAAATCTACATCAAAGTCTTCAgagtagattttaaaatgacactTGAACTGTGAAAGTACCAAAGGTGTGTGTATTCAATTGCCATTTCATACGTATTTCAAAACCTGCCATATCTTGTGTTTCACTTTGTGACCTGAAAGGCCCCAGCTCAGCagaaatataaaggaaaagCTCAATGATATACTAAATACATTCTGTGAACTCCACAGGCCCTTTTCAGGGCTGAATCTGGTCAGAATGGTATTAATGCTCTTTATATGGCCATTCCTACAACACATATCACGCTGAGCAGCGCTAACAAAGGGTAGAGATcacagcctttctctctctccagtaTTCTTCTCCCAGGAACTCTACCCATACACTTACAAAACAGAGTGTGCTCCtgtaaagtaatattttaaaaaatatttttcagtttttggaTCTGAAAAAATTATGACCAGGTTTATGGAACTACGCTAGAGAATGAAGCTTACGACAATAGCTTTCTTAAAGTATCTTCTGAGAAGCCTTGATATATGTCCATGGAGACCTCAAGATCCATGTACAGAGGCTGAAAACCACTGATATACAGGCTGGTAGAAAAACAATCTGTACAGGTTCACTGACCACAAAGAACAGGCAGGTCTAGGGAGTTTCTTCATTGAGAAATGGGTATAAATTTCTCAGTCTTGGCACAGTATTCCATACAGAGCTTGATGCTCATTAAATTGGGATCTAGGATTTCactataaacattttctttggaaaacaaaaataaacaggccagcctcatttttgtttttaatcaatttCACCACCTACTTCTTAATATTGATGCAAGTCCTACCTAGTTTCTTTCTAATATGCAAATGCAATAGTTTACCAGAAAACCCTGCAACCccaaaatagaataatttttgcCCATCCTCCCAGCTTTTGCTCTTTGCATTTATCAGGGTCTAAAATCCAGCCTTAGTTGGTTTTACTGGAAGACCAGTGGGAGAGGTAAGACACTGTGTTTTGTAATTTAAGGGATGAGGGCGTTGTCTTTGATGAAAGCAGCCTTTAGTCACAATGCTAATTAGTCACTGAAGTTAAATAGGTGCTTAAAAACCAAGCCAAGGACAGAGAGGTTTAAATTGCTTATTTAACAACCTCTTCCACTcttgaaaactgcatttaactCTACTTACAGTTGCTTTACCAGCATTTTCACAAAGTTTTCCAGGTCACTGAGGTTTTTTAGCCTAAACCTAGTCTACAATTTTAATGCAAACTTCACCAccacaaaaataatataaatagtaatttaaaaaaatagaactcCCACCCctttacaaacaaaataaaccagatTCCCCCTAGGCTTTATGAATATTTCCTGCAAACACAGTTTTTCTGAGGGGAGAGGCAACTTAAGATGCTGGGTGACCTGCTACCAAGAACTATCAAATCAAACTCTGATCAGTGACAAAGCTGAACTTCAAACCTGTTCAACACTGCAAGTAAATACTGAGATTAGGTACACATGAGGCAGCAGAAGGTAACAGAAGATGAACAGGGAGTTCATATTctaaaacagctgctgctgtcatgTGAACTTACTTGTGGAAGAGGGTACAAAGCTGGAAGACCTCCGTTTGTTACTGTTGGTGAAGAGGACAAGGAGGGCATTTCTACTCTCCTGCAAAGTATCCTGGCTCTTAGCAAACTTAATCAGGTTGTGCTCAATTCTGTTGTTGAATACATGTGTTGTAGTTATCAAAAAGCCATGGTTGGAGCTGCTGTTTCCAACCCACTTGGAAACCTGATaatgaaagggaaatgaaaaaatattgtttcaatATTCTTATTACAGCATTACGATTAAGCAATGTTTATATTAGGAAAAGGGAACAAGCAACAAGCTATGAGAGTGTAAGAACACGTATTACCACAGAAGTGAGGTAACTGTATAGCTGAGACTCAATTGAGTTTAATATTTAAACCAGTaattcaacatttaaaaatacaaaataccaTATGCATTCCCCAAAGCTACATTTACAGGAAGATAATTAATTTCAGATAATTTACTAGTGAAAAGATGAGCCTAGGAGTTAAAATTAACATCAAAATAAATCCTCTCTGACTTTAGccaggaatttatttttcatagcaaTCTTAATAACATAATAATATGAACTCTCCAGACTTTCCATACcattaaaattcatttgaatCTAACAAACATGGCATTTGAAGAAATTAGCTCACAATCAAGCAAATTTACTTTACCTAATTGTTATAATTACAGACTAATAGATAAGGCCAGGCCATTCTCAAGCAGGGCTATTATGACTTAAGATGCAACTCAACCGATCATCCAGGCATGTTCAGTCTGACTATAAAGCTTAGGCAACAAAAAACACTGTCAGAGAGTACAGATTTAAACCCAAGAAACTGTACATTTTAAACCacgtttgtttgtttgctatGGAAAGACATTCGCATACTGTTACAGTTTAAGGATATctacaaaacaaattttgaaactAACAAATAAAGAAGTCTACAGaggaagttaaatgaaaaacaatccAACCATGATAAATTCCAGAAACACAACGTTAAAGCACACTGCACATCTGCTCTGTAGTAATGCCACcagaataaaaaggagaaatgaaaaccTACTCTTAGCACACAATCAGTGCCACCTCCTTTGGCAGCCTAAGGACTAACGTGTTTTAATCACAGTGACATACTTGGCCTGATGTCCCTCCTATCGACTAGGTTTGGGTTACTCAATTCTCATCATGCTTGTACTGCTAGCAGCATATAAACACTTCTCCTTTAATTCAGGTAGCACCACGTGTACTTCTAAGCGTAGAGAGAAAgcttctccctctgctgctgtcctTCAGTTCGAATTGACCACAAAACCCAGTATAAGGGCAATGCTGGAGTTACGAGCTGACTGTCATCTGAAGAGatttagaattaaaatgaagtCAGAATTCTCTACTTACTGTCTGCGTGACGTTGAATACTTCCCAGCCTTCTGTGTACAGGGACAATAATCTTGATGCAATGAGACGTTTTTTTTGTGGCTTACTTCCACTCTCCAAGACCTCATACACTTCCACCTTGATGAGAGCaatacaacaaaacaagaaatgaaaccAATTGTTCTTCCAGCAAAACAAGGAGGATGAAGATTATGCACATTTCTGACAATCATAGCTGGAAAACTGTACTAGCATTCTAAACCAGGCAAAAAGTAGTTTCTGGACAGTTTAACACAAAAACAAGTATCGCTACATACATCTACTTCTAGATGTGTTCAGAGGTAGGACACTGGACTGTGGACACTGgactacagaaaaatattatgaccatcccttttctttctattttgaaCATCTGATACCGCGGAAGTCTTCTGTTCCTCCACGTTTTTGTCTTCGGGTTTGCAAACAGTCCAATCCTCCCTTTCGCCAAAGGAACAGATATACTCACTGCCAGAGTCCTCACCTGCCCTATTTTCCTATGAATCCCTGATTGCTAGTATTGTTTTTTAGAGTGGCTCAAGCAGATAAATTTCGATTCGAACTTCAGAACATCTCAAAACCCAGAGAAGTACGGTATGGTTTGAGATAGGTCTGACACAGGTATCTTTAGGGATAGCTCACTGCCGTAGCGTGCAAAGGACAGCATGCTGCCAAAGCCAAAACCTTGCATCTACTTCTTTGTGCGCTGGAGGCAAAGACAAAGTGAGGACGacaatcaaataaaaataaaaataaagcaggtttATGTGGTAAACGGTTGCACTcctcattttcagtgttattaACAATGAAAGGACAAGTTACttcacagattattttcccACTTACTTTGCAAAAGTGTTTCACATCCGACCGTCTAGACACATGTGTCCTCTTCAGCTTGAAGACCCTGAACTCGGCCTTCAGCATCTGCTCGCCCTTCTCCATCGCGCTGATGTCGAAGTAGAAGTGGTACTGGTCCACGTGAACTGGAAAAGAGCCTCCTTTAGGAGCAACGCCGGGCCCCGCGACATGAGCTGCACCCCCGCGTCTCCCGTAGCGGCCGCCGGCTCTGCTCAGACCCGCAGGGCGGACGCGAAGCGGGAGCTGAAGGGCTCGGCAGCGGGCACGGGGCCGCTCCCCGCTCGGGCAATGCCGCCCCTGCTCTGCTGCGGGGAATTCACCTCTCGGCtcggccccccccgccgcccccggccccggccccggcccccggcccaCCTCGGTCCTCGAAGCTGCGCACCACGtcgccctgcagcagccccggggCGCGGGTGATGCCGTTGGCGTCGGCCACCTTGTTGAAGAGATCCACCATGAACTGGGGCGGCTTCTTGCGGGGCAGGACGTCGGGCGGCAGCTCCTCGATGTCGAAGACCTCCCTCAGCCGCTGCAATGCCGCCGCCAGCACCTCgtcccgcggggcgggggccagGGGCAGGCCGCTCGCCGCCGGCAGGCTCAGCAGCGAGGCCAGGcccagccacagccacagccacagccgGCGGGCCGCCATGGccggcggcgctgcccggggaAGGCCGCCTCGGGTGCCCCCGCCGCTTCGCGGCTGTGGCCGCACGGGGGTGAGGGGCCCCGGCCCGCCGAGGCTGAGGGCGGCGAGGCGAGTGCGCGGAGCGCTGGGCAGGGCGCTCAGCCCCGGTGGCCGCTTCCCCCGGGGGtgggcggccgcgccgcgcccgggcCATTAAGGCCCCTTAAGGGCTGAATGGGGCATCGCCGCTCGCCAGTTAACATCAGAGAGCTGCCGGCCGGCGCTCAGGGGGAATGGCCGCTGGTTTCAGGGGACGCCGAGCGTCTGCAAAGAAAACCGCACTTGCGAAAATCTTATTCTTTAACTTTACTGTTTTAAAGCAGGCTTTGGTGTGGGCATTGCTGATCCCAGGTGCTGTTTCCCGTCATTGCCACAGCAATAAAACGTAGACTTGAAAATCAGCGTGAGCCTCTGTATCTTCCAGCTTCACAGGCTACAGAGTTCCCCCTGGTGCGGGCCCAGGCCCCAGGGCGGGCTCGGCCGTGCTGCAGGACGGAGCCTGCGGTTACACAAGTCCCTAACTCGGGCCCTACAGGTGCCCCGGGTGCGGGTTTAGCGATCGAGCCCGGCTTTCTGCTATTGCAGTGCAGCAAGAGCAGCCAAGCTTCGAAGTAACTGCGGAGGGGGTGAAGCATACGCATtctgaaaagctattttaaggCTTAAATAATTCCCAGACTGAACCAGCTTTcaataatttgcctttttcccccctttggtTGATGAAGGGAGTTCCACCTCCCCACCCactccaccccccaaaaaaaaaaccccaaaccaaacccaaaccctaagCATCTGGCATACTAGTCCTTTTTAAGGCAGCCTGGCAACTTACTGAGAAGCAATTATACATTCCTGATGTACATTCCTGATAGCTCACGCAGCACTCGCTGCCTGTTCTGCTGTGCCACAAGGCCCCGTGTTCCCTTTGCAggcaggaaagcaaagggagaCAGGTCATGAGGCAGGTAGAAATGTCCTCTGGCTCCTCTGCTTAAGCACACTACATTAGACAGGAGTACTTGCACTGAGCAAGCATGTGGGCCCATAGGGGAATGAGGTGGTGACAAAGAGGCTACAGATCCACATGCTCCCTAATTAgctatttgaagaaaaaaaaaggtttaatcTGGATTATTCAAACAGCTCTGATACAGGAAGCACTCACCTTTTGCTGCTCTAAAACTGAAGTTACTAGGGCACTTGGCCATGCAGCTCTTCAGTTCCAGACTCCCTCCTCCTGTCACTTGTTCCAGCCTTGCGCTATTGTAGCcagatgtttgaaaaaaaaatttggataGTTATTATTGCTATGTTTTTTTTCACTAGGAGACAAGCTTGCTGATGCAGTTTGCCACATGAGGTGCAGAGGACTGATggaggaaaatgagaagcagtgaTGGGTTACTCAGACCAGTGTAAAGAGCACTGTTGCTGCACATAAAGCTACAGCCAACTTTGATCCTCAAAACTCTCCAGTTGTCTTCTAAGGGCTGTAGGTATATCTGCTCATGGCTAACAGCAGTGCTGGATAAAGTAATATCCATTCAACTACCTGCCTGAGGGCATGGAAAGAGACTAGTAAGATATGAGAAATCATCACtaaactgtttttcagtaaTCCTAAAAGCTTTGCTTCCACTCCACTGCTTCTTCACATGCTTATCCTCACAAACCCTACCCTGCCCTTGGGCCTCTTCATTTACTCCTAGTATCCTCCCTAGGCTTATACTTCCATTTTTACTCTCATGGTGCTGCTTCCAGACATTAATGTCTGGAAACACATAGCTAGGGTTCCCAAACAACCTTAACTCTGCCCTAGAGGCAAAGATTTATGAAAAAATCCTCTCTGTTTAATATAAGCTGGGACCACAAACAATGAAATGCCTCAATCATAGTAGTGCAACTGCAGAAATTCCAGCCTACAGTTAGCCAAACGTAACCCACTGAGTGCtgtgttcttttattttcatatttctgattAGGCAAACAACATAATGAAAGCCTCACTCCCTATTCTTTCGTAAGACTGTATGACTCACCACTTATGTAAGCCTTATGCAGGAGTTGGTCATAGCTCCACTGATGATACTACGTACTGGTTTGCAATTAGTGCAAGGCTTCAACCTCCCTGTTCTGTACAATAAAAATAGGTTCTCTCAACTTGCATGTTGTGAGCAGTGTGGCTTTGGGAGcccaggaaaagcagggaatcTGTAGGGAACTATGATAGATAGTTAACAACTTAAAATTTTAGGTGGATTCTCTAAAGAGTTCAGCATTGgcattgcttttccttctccctctctcaaaTTACTGGATAAACAGCTTGGAGAGTCTGAAGAGTTCAAAATCATCTGGGTTTCAGGTAtagcttatgggtaagaatgaTAGGATTTATTATGTGGCCTGCCACATCATCTTTGACGCCATTATAATTAGTATGGGAGAGCAATATTGAGAAAACATGGTTCTCGCATTGTATCATTAGTGGGCAGAGCAAAATTTACTTGGGAGCCTTCACTGTGCATTTCAGAACCTTAGCAAGTTCGGACTTAAATGTAAGTCCAACCCTGCCATTCAGAAATGGAGAGCTCAGCTCAGAATATACTCTCCCTTCTCCCATTAATTTCATGGTAGTACAAACAATAAGAAACGAGTGGATAGAGCAGGCTGGAAGTTGCTTCTTTCTCAATACAGCTGCCTGACACTTCTCCATACGCTCTCTGTGCAGGTTCTGTAGTTCCTAGTTTAGTGACTCACTACAGATCTCTtctttctggaagaagaaaaaaaaaaaaaagagtagtttTCTGCTCCCTGAACACAGCAACAATGCACTGCAGTCTCACTGTGGCTTTTGCAGGCAGGGAACAAGAACACAAGGTATTTCACTCACTTCATAGCAGCTGTCTTAGgcccatttaaaaaagaagaggaatgaCCCTTGCGTGAAAGGTGTCAGActtctttttacttttagtGATAGTAGAGGCAGCAAAACCAGGGTCACCAACAAAAGTTAAGAATTACTAAGGAAAGCTTCATCTTCTAAGTCTCAGCGGAAGGAACAGGACTGTACATCAGCGATATTCTGTGAAGTAGGAGTGTTGACGTCACCCCAGAGCCTAGAATAGCAATCCCTTGAGGGCTGGGTAGATGGAGAGAGCCACTGAGTTAGTAAGCGTATATTCAGCATTTAGCTTGAATGTTGGAACAGGGAAATTATAAATGGCCCTAAGTAGCAGAGAGTGTTTTTACCATGTATCTAATATATAAATTCCTCTCCCAGAGGAGATAAACTCCCAAGTGCAGACTTGCCAGCACATCCTGACTCCAAGACATGTGCCCTACTCAAGCCCTTCGAAAACTGGACTCTCAGCAATTTTGTATGATAGTTTTGTGTAAACTACAGTTACTGAATTAATGATCT from Ciconia boyciana chromosome 8, ASM3463844v1, whole genome shotgun sequence harbors:
- the LOC140656076 gene encoding bone morphogenetic protein 2-like — encoded protein: MAARRLWLWLWLGLASLLSLPAASGLPLAPAPRDEVLAAALQRLREVFDIEELPPDVLPRKKPPQFMVDLFNKVADANGITRAPGLLQGDVVRSFEDRVHVDQYHFYFDISAMEKGEQMLKAEFRVFKLKRTHVSRRSDVKHFCKVEVYEVLESGSKPQKKRLIASRLLSLYTEGWEVFNVTQTVSKWVGNSSSNHGFLITTTHVFNNRIEHNLIKFAKSQDTLQESRNALLVLFTNSNKRRSSSFVPSSTKPEMNPAENDASRMLRETQIIESSNAGMSRRPRAAAVPSAKSQVTVCHRRELYVDFRAIGWSGWIIYPSGYNAFYCRGSCLFPLGESLNATNHATVQSIVHTLKLSQDVSTPCCVPDELKSLNLLYFDDKENVVLKNYKDMVATRCGCH